The following are encoded in a window of Balneolaceae bacterium genomic DNA:
- a CDS encoding glycosyltransferase, with the protein MDEQELNNQYPIISVIIPFFNNQDEVIKIEEKLRNQTYPSTNVELIFIDNGSDNQFNFPESFLSRNILLEESEYVNSPYSARNRGIEQSKGEVLVFVDANSTPEENWLEEGVSSLLDSNADIVGGKVLFDFQDQITAGKIVDALTSINMRKAIQERDAAYTANLFVKRKVFDEIGLFEEGVRSGGDVRWTLKAKENGFSIIYCEHAVVRKFARPAGKLYQKRIRTGKGYYYTWKEETERRIWFYNLLRSLKPPSVSKIKKLNPDRYQAEFDNYKMGVWFHLYASGILEQLSFLKEYSRSAFFENRKRD; encoded by the coding sequence ATGGATGAACAGGAACTAAACAATCAATATCCGATTATATCGGTGATTATTCCATTCTTTAATAACCAGGATGAGGTGATCAAAATTGAAGAGAAACTGCGGAACCAAACCTATCCGTCAACCAATGTTGAACTGATTTTTATTGATAACGGATCCGATAATCAATTCAACTTCCCGGAGTCATTTTTATCAAGGAATATTCTGCTTGAAGAAAGCGAGTATGTAAATAGCCCTTATTCTGCGAGAAATCGAGGTATTGAGCAGTCAAAAGGGGAGGTCTTGGTTTTTGTTGATGCAAATTCAACTCCAGAAGAAAATTGGCTGGAGGAAGGGGTCTCATCACTTTTGGATTCCAATGCTGATATAGTGGGAGGCAAGGTACTTTTTGATTTTCAGGATCAAATAACCGCGGGAAAAATTGTGGATGCCCTGACCTCCATCAACATGAGAAAAGCTATACAGGAAAGGGATGCTGCTTATACTGCCAATCTATTTGTAAAGAGAAAAGTGTTTGATGAGATCGGTTTATTTGAAGAGGGAGTGAGATCTGGCGGAGATGTACGGTGGACTCTCAAAGCCAAAGAGAACGGTTTTTCAATCATTTACTGCGAGCATGCAGTCGTCAGAAAGTTTGCGCGGCCCGCTGGTAAACTATATCAAAAAAGAATCCGTACTGGCAAGGGATATTATTATACATGGAAAGAGGAAACGGAACGAAGAATTTGGTTCTATAACTTATTACGCTCCCTGAAACCGCCATCTGTTTCAAAAATCAAGAAATTAAATCCTGATCGGTATCAAGCTGAGTTTGATAACTACAAAATGGGTGTTTGGTTCCACCTCTATGCTTCTGGTATTTTAGAACAGCTATCATTTTTAAAAGAGTATTCCAGATCTGCATTTTTCGAAAATCGTAAAAGAGATTGA
- a CDS encoding T9SS type A sorting domain-containing protein, with the protein MKFICYIFSILLLFGIPNCSLFAQSASDDNLKIFSAYEEVLEHAELKMRETLEELSYNSKLHPAHTDRQTGKWVKEYLGRERWTSGFFAGSMWYLYKLTADPFWKEHAIQWTRDLESEAYKTSDHDTGFRIFNSFGNAYKIKEGRYYLKTTLQGAATLAKRFNPEIGAIKSWDWVGNYPVIIDNLMNLELLFWSADVAGRDEWYEIARTHAETSLEHHLREDGSTYHVVDFADSGAVNWKDTFQGYGAESVWTRGQSWAIYGFTMIYRFTGEKKFLDAAQSSAAYFIENLPEDFVPPYDFLEPEPSVRTKDASAAAITASGLFELYTFTNNKEYFNTAVKILLSLSSKPYLTKNSDISSILNKSTLHRGQGNLGTSYADYYFLEAIVRYRELTNARFPDIEKEALFFLDQNYPNPFNNSTVIYYSIEEEGEVDLSVYNLTGRKVQTLVNRFRSPGTYRTNFNASGLSSGVYLYRLKANGQASTKKMIVVE; encoded by the coding sequence ATGAAATTTATTTGCTATATTTTTTCAATCTTATTGCTCTTCGGGATACCAAATTGTTCTCTGTTTGCACAAAGTGCGTCGGATGATAATTTAAAAATTTTTTCAGCTTACGAAGAGGTTCTTGAACATGCTGAACTCAAAATGAGAGAAACACTGGAAGAGCTATCGTACAATTCCAAACTTCACCCTGCTCACACCGACAGACAAACCGGCAAATGGGTTAAGGAATACTTGGGACGCGAGCGGTGGACAAGTGGTTTTTTTGCCGGATCCATGTGGTATTTGTACAAACTGACTGCAGATCCATTTTGGAAAGAACACGCTATTCAATGGACCCGAGACTTGGAATCTGAAGCCTATAAAACCTCGGATCATGATACCGGATTTCGAATTTTTAACAGCTTTGGAAATGCCTATAAAATTAAAGAGGGCAGATATTATCTCAAAACCACACTTCAGGGTGCGGCAACATTAGCCAAACGGTTTAATCCCGAAATCGGTGCTATAAAATCCTGGGATTGGGTGGGAAATTATCCTGTTATTATCGATAATTTGATGAACCTGGAACTTTTGTTCTGGTCGGCCGATGTAGCTGGCAGAGATGAATGGTATGAAATTGCACGTACTCACGCAGAAACCAGTCTGGAACATCATCTCCGGGAAGATGGCAGTACTTATCATGTTGTTGATTTTGCCGATTCCGGAGCGGTAAACTGGAAAGATACATTCCAGGGGTACGGAGCCGAATCGGTTTGGACCCGCGGACAATCCTGGGCTATCTATGGATTCACTATGATCTACAGATTTACAGGTGAAAAAAAATTCCTGGATGCTGCCCAATCCAGTGCGGCCTATTTTATAGAAAATTTACCCGAAGATTTTGTACCTCCCTATGATTTCCTGGAACCGGAACCGTCAGTCCGTACCAAAGATGCTTCAGCGGCGGCAATTACCGCTTCAGGATTGTTTGAGTTATACACCTTTACAAATAACAAGGAATACTTCAACACAGCCGTTAAAATTTTGCTGTCCCTCTCATCCAAACCATACTTGACAAAAAATTCCGATATCAGCTCAATTCTTAACAAGTCCACCCTGCACCGCGGGCAGGGAAACCTGGGTACCTCGTATGCCGACTATTACTTTCTTGAGGCAATTGTGCGATACAGAGAACTTACAAATGCCCGTTTTCCTGATATTGAAAAAGAAGCTCTGTTTTTCCTCGACCAAAATTATCCCAATCCATTTAACAATTCTACCGTCATTTACTATTCAATTGAAGAAGAGGGAGAGGTGGATCTGTCGGTTTACAACCTCACCGGACGAAAAGTTCAAACCCTTGTCAATCGCTTTCGGTCACCGGGAACCTATCGAACCAATTTTAACGCATCCGGGTTATCTTCGGGCGTTTATTTATACCGATTGAAAGCGAATGGCCAGGCATCAACCAAAAAAATGATTGTAGTTGAATAA
- a CDS encoding sulfotransferase family 2 domain-containing protein, giving the protein MDLRQITDRLKNLPTRNKPYIFFLHIPKTGGTSVIYALRKKYPFNFFKIEAGSSLRAAEKKFGDNFKSFKQCYDLRESVAAYAMEAGYKCIAGHVPYSSQIFNGSNHKYLLMTILRDPVQRFISKYLYNYHKSSKHCKFEMEFSDYLESDLGKKSGREYLRYLSGYSTDESGKTDEELVDISKENLKKINLLGILEELESFKSVFYNETGMKLRVPHKNKTADFTEEQSFDKEALAQIREICKYDIELYNFAKKQVDE; this is encoded by the coding sequence ATGGATTTAAGACAGATAACTGACCGATTAAAAAATCTGCCAACAAGGAATAAGCCGTATATCTTTTTCCTGCATATTCCTAAAACAGGCGGAACATCGGTGATCTATGCACTTCGGAAAAAATATCCTTTTAACTTTTTTAAAATAGAGGCGGGGAGTTCGCTGCGGGCAGCAGAGAAAAAATTCGGTGATAATTTTAAAAGCTTCAAGCAATGCTACGATCTTCGTGAATCTGTGGCAGCCTATGCAATGGAAGCAGGCTACAAATGTATTGCCGGACATGTTCCATATTCATCGCAAATTTTTAACGGTTCAAATCATAAGTATTTGTTGATGACGATACTCAGAGATCCGGTTCAGCGATTTATATCAAAGTATTTGTATAATTATCATAAATCGAGCAAACACTGCAAGTTTGAAATGGAGTTTTCGGATTACCTCGAGTCCGATTTGGGAAAGAAGTCAGGACGTGAATATCTTCGATACTTAAGTGGTTATTCAACAGACGAGAGTGGGAAAACAGATGAAGAGTTGGTAGATATTTCGAAAGAAAATCTCAAAAAGATAAACCTGCTTGGGATACTTGAAGAGTTGGAGAGCTTCAAGTCGGTTTTTTACAATGAAACTGGAATGAAGCTTCGCGTTCCTCACAAAAACAAAACGGCGGATTTCACAGAAGAGCAATCTTTTGATAAGGAGGCATTGGCTCAGATCAGAGAGATTTGTAAATACGATATTGAGCTATACAATTTTGCCAAAAAACAGGTTGACGAATAA